From Mycolicibacterium nivoides, a single genomic window includes:
- a CDS encoding proteasome assembly chaperone family protein: MTDSTDTPDQHYQPDQSGMYELEFPAPQLSSSDGSGPVLIHALEGFSDAGHAIRLAAEHLKDTLDTELVASFAIDELLDYRSRRPLMTFKTDHFTSYEEPELNLYALHDDVGTPFLLLAGLEPDLRWERFITAVRLLSEQLAVRRVIGLGTIPMAVPHTRPVMLTAHANNKELIADHTPWVGEVQVPASVSNLLEFRMAQHGHEVVGYTVHVPHYLAQTAYPPAAEALLAEVARTGSLQLPLEKLSEAGAEVYGKINEQVEASAEVAQVVTGLERQYDAFVAAQENRSLLARDEELPSGDELGAEFERFLAQQTGDKYKDDKYKDGRDGFGDGFPTGDNHS, encoded by the coding sequence ATGACCGACAGCACCGACACCCCAGACCAGCACTACCAGCCCGATCAGAGCGGTATGTACGAGCTTGAGTTCCCGGCGCCGCAGCTGTCCTCCTCGGATGGCAGTGGCCCGGTACTGATCCATGCCCTGGAGGGGTTCTCGGATGCCGGTCACGCCATCCGGCTCGCCGCCGAGCACCTCAAGGACACCCTCGACACCGAACTGGTGGCCTCCTTCGCCATCGACGAGCTGCTCGACTACCGGTCCCGCAGGCCGCTGATGACGTTCAAGACCGACCACTTCACCAGCTACGAAGAACCCGAGCTGAACCTGTACGCGCTGCACGACGACGTGGGCACGCCGTTCCTGCTGCTGGCCGGCCTGGAACCGGACCTGAGGTGGGAGCGGTTCATCACCGCGGTGCGGCTGCTCTCCGAGCAGCTCGCGGTGCGGCGGGTGATCGGCCTCGGCACCATCCCGATGGCGGTGCCGCACACCCGCCCCGTCATGCTCACCGCGCACGCCAACAACAAGGAACTGATCGCCGACCACACCCCCTGGGTCGGCGAAGTCCAGGTTCCGGCGAGCGTCTCCAACCTGCTCGAGTTCAGGATGGCCCAGCACGGCCACGAGGTGGTGGGTTACACCGTCCACGTCCCGCACTACCTGGCCCAGACGGCCTATCCACCGGCCGCCGAGGCCCTGCTGGCCGAGGTGGCCCGGACCGGTTCGCTACAACTGCCGCTGGAGAAGCTGTCCGAGGCCGGTGCCGAGGTGTACGGCAAGATCAACGAGCAGGTAGAGGCCAGTGCCGAGGTCGCCCAAGTGGTGACCGGGTTGGAGCGCCAGTACGATGCGTTCGTTGCCGCACAGGAGAATCGGTCTCTGCTCGCGCGTGACGAGGAGCTGCCCAGCGGTGACGAGCTGGGAGCCGAGTTCGAACGGTTCCTCGCCCAGCAGACCGGTGACAAGTACAAAGACGACAAGTACAAAGACGGACGAGATGGCTTCGGCGACGGATTCCCGACCGGCGACAACCACTCATAG
- a CDS encoding trypsin-like serine peptidase, producing the protein MMQVTRMVKLTVAAAAMTAGVAACTGPGAMTAGGGTAPTSAPPSSPPVAASPLSQAGAESVTPDRRVGALFLGDTTTHTCSGSVLASASGNLILTAAHCLLDGVDTTFVPGFDASGGDTWHVSTVYLDPRWLAEQDPQADYAIVRVTGGSGVSLLAAAGGGLTLGSAPAPGVPVTVTGYPMGEGGSPLACRGATEWSPQGFPSLACAGLTDGFSGSPWVSGSTVTGLVGGLDGGGCDDDVSYSPHFDDRIARLLVRAEAGGPGDAAPAALESDC; encoded by the coding sequence ATGATGCAGGTGACCCGGATGGTGAAGCTCACAGTCGCGGCGGCAGCGATGACTGCCGGGGTCGCGGCGTGCACCGGTCCCGGCGCCATGACCGCAGGCGGCGGAACCGCCCCCACCTCGGCCCCGCCGAGCAGTCCGCCGGTGGCGGCCAGCCCGTTGTCGCAGGCCGGGGCCGAGTCGGTGACGCCGGACCGGCGGGTCGGTGCGCTGTTCCTCGGCGACACCACGACGCACACCTGTAGCGGATCTGTTCTGGCCAGCGCGTCCGGCAATCTGATCCTGACGGCTGCGCACTGTCTACTCGACGGTGTCGACACCACATTCGTCCCCGGGTTCGACGCCAGCGGTGGTGATACCTGGCATGTCAGCACGGTGTATCTGGACCCGCGCTGGCTCGCCGAGCAGGATCCGCAAGCCGACTACGCCATCGTGCGGGTCACCGGCGGCTCCGGGGTGAGTCTGCTCGCGGCGGCCGGGGGCGGGCTGACACTGGGTTCGGCGCCCGCGCCGGGTGTTCCGGTGACGGTGACCGGCTACCCGATGGGCGAGGGCGGCAGCCCACTGGCGTGTCGCGGCGCGACCGAATGGTCACCGCAGGGGTTCCCGTCTCTGGCCTGCGCGGGCCTGACCGACGGTTTCAGTGGTTCCCCGTGGGTTTCCGGGTCGACGGTGACCGGTCTGGTCGGCGGACTCGACGGGGGAGGATGCGACGACGACGTGTCCTACTCGCCGCACTTCGACGACCGGATCGCCCGGTTACTGGTCCGGGCCGAGGCAGGCGGACCCGGCGACGCCGCGCCCGCCGCACTCGAATCCGACTGCTAG
- the sthA gene encoding Si-specific NAD(P)(+) transhydrogenase: MGSMQEYDLVVIGSGPGGQRAAIAAAKLGKSVAVIERGMMLGGVCVNTGTIPSKTLREAVVYLTGMSQRELYGASYRVKDKITPADLLSRTQHVIGKEIDVVRSQLMRNRVELYTGHGRFSDDHTIVVEDPGRAELVTVRGRFIVIATGTKPARPAGVTFDEARVLDSDGILNLATLPTSMVVVGAGVIGIEYASMFAALGTKVTVVEKRDDMLEFCDPEIIESLRFHLRDLAVTFRFGEEVTAVDIGTSGTVTTLASGKQIPAETVMYSAGRQGQTEHLDLANAGLEADSRGRIYVDDNFTTKVDHIYAVGDVIGFPALAATSMEQGRLAAYHAFGEPTKAMMSLQPIGIYSIPEVSFVGATEVELTKDSIPYEVGVSRYRELARGQIAGDSYGMLKLLVSTEDLRVLGVHIFGTNATEMVHIGQAVMGCGGTVEYLVDAVFNYPTFSEAYKVAALDVMNKLRALNQFRF, from the coding sequence ATGGGTTCGATGCAGGAGTACGACCTCGTCGTCATCGGTTCGGGTCCCGGCGGTCAACGCGCCGCCATCGCCGCGGCCAAGCTCGGCAAGTCCGTTGCGGTGATCGAGCGGGGCATGATGCTCGGCGGGGTGTGCGTCAACACCGGCACCATCCCGTCCAAGACGCTGCGCGAGGCGGTCGTCTACCTGACCGGCATGAGCCAGCGCGAGCTCTACGGCGCCAGCTACCGCGTCAAGGACAAGATTACCCCGGCCGATCTGTTGTCCCGCACCCAGCACGTCATCGGCAAGGAGATCGACGTCGTGCGGTCCCAGCTGATGCGCAACCGCGTCGAGCTCTACACCGGCCACGGCCGGTTCTCCGACGACCACACGATCGTCGTCGAGGATCCCGGTCGCGCCGAACTCGTCACTGTCCGTGGACGTTTCATCGTCATCGCCACCGGGACCAAACCGGCCCGGCCGGCCGGGGTGACATTCGACGAGGCACGCGTGCTCGATTCCGACGGCATCCTCAATCTCGCTACTCTGCCCACCTCGATGGTGGTGGTCGGGGCCGGGGTGATCGGCATCGAATACGCGTCGATGTTCGCCGCCCTCGGCACCAAGGTCACCGTCGTCGAGAAACGCGACGACATGCTGGAGTTCTGCGATCCCGAGATCATCGAGTCCCTGCGCTTCCACCTCCGCGACCTCGCGGTGACGTTCCGGTTCGGCGAAGAGGTGACCGCTGTCGACATCGGTACCTCGGGCACGGTGACCACCCTGGCCAGCGGCAAGCAGATCCCCGCCGAGACCGTGATGTATTCGGCTGGGCGCCAGGGGCAGACCGAACATCTCGATCTGGCCAACGCCGGCCTGGAAGCCGACAGCCGCGGCCGCATCTACGTCGACGACAACTTCACCACGAAGGTGGACCACATCTACGCGGTCGGCGATGTCATCGGCTTCCCGGCGCTGGCCGCGACATCGATGGAGCAGGGCCGGTTGGCCGCCTACCATGCCTTCGGCGAGCCCACCAAGGCGATGATGAGCCTGCAACCGATCGGCATCTACTCGATCCCGGAGGTGTCCTTCGTCGGGGCCACCGAGGTGGAGCTGACCAAGGACTCGATCCCATATGAGGTGGGCGTATCCCGGTACCGCGAACTGGCCCGCGGCCAGATCGCCGGCGACTCCTACGGGATGCTCAAACTGCTGGTGTCCACCGAGGACCTGCGGGTGCTGGGCGTGCACATCTTCGGCACGAACGCCACCGAGATGGTGCACATAGGGCAGGCCGTGATGGGTTGCGGCGGCACCGTCGAATACCTCGTCGACGCGGTGTTCAACTATCCGACGTTCTCAGAGGCGTACAAGGTCGCGGCGCTCGACGTGATGAACAAGCTGCGCGCGCTCAACCAGTTCCGGTTCTAG
- a CDS encoding DUF4192 domain-containing protein, translated as MTTPSPSSPEFDFHLTRPGALIAALPAVLGFVPHRSLVLVTVDRGELGCVMRADLADDMTECVEHLVGLAAAAGVDAVIAVVVDGDSPDCQACDDRYRDLASMLDQALAADGIELYAAHVVDKVAAGGFWRCADGCGEHGRVDDPGASPLAAAAVLDGRRLYASRDELLRVIQPDPVATDAMRRPLALVTQRPGCPEARPDAEVRRDVEAAMTAALQVAKGDAPGVAELAQLAVGLADPRVRDTLYALAVGECADQAEALWALLARNLPDPWRVEALVLLAFSAYARGDGPLAGVSLDAALRARPTHRMAGMLDSALQSGMRPERIRELAVTGYRLAEQVGVRLPPRRTWRRRAG; from the coding sequence ATGACAACGCCATCGCCATCCTCGCCAGAGTTCGACTTCCACCTCACCCGTCCCGGTGCGCTGATCGCCGCGCTACCCGCAGTGCTCGGATTCGTGCCGCACCGCAGCCTCGTCCTGGTCACGGTCGACCGGGGCGAGTTGGGCTGCGTCATGCGCGCCGATCTGGCAGACGACATGACCGAATGCGTCGAGCATCTGGTCGGCCTCGCGGCCGCGGCCGGCGTAGACGCGGTCATCGCGGTAGTCGTGGACGGGGACAGCCCGGACTGCCAGGCGTGCGATGACCGCTATCGCGACCTGGCGTCGATGCTGGACCAGGCGCTGGCCGCCGACGGCATCGAGCTCTATGCCGCGCATGTCGTGGACAAGGTGGCTGCCGGTGGTTTCTGGCGCTGTGCCGACGGCTGCGGTGAACACGGGAGGGTGGACGACCCCGGTGCGTCGCCACTGGCGGCGGCCGCGGTGCTGGACGGCAGGCGGCTCTACGCCAGCCGTGACGAACTGCTGCGGGTGATCCAGCCGGACCCGGTCGCCACTGACGCGATGAGGCGCCCGCTGGCGCTCGTGACACAGCGGCCCGGGTGCCCGGAGGCGCGCCCCGATGCCGAGGTGCGTCGGGATGTCGAGGCCGCGATGACAGCGGCCCTGCAGGTGGCGAAGGGCGATGCACCCGGTGTGGCCGAATTGGCGCAGCTGGCCGTGGGGCTGGCCGATCCACGGGTCCGCGACACGCTCTACGCGCTGGCGGTCGGGGAGTGCGCCGATCAGGCCGAAGCCTTGTGGGCCCTGCTGGCCCGCAATCTTCCCGACCCGTGGCGGGTGGAAGCTCTTGTCCTGCTGGCTTTTTCGGCGTACGCGCGTGGTGACGGCCCGCTGGCCGGAGTTTCCCTGGATGCGGCGTTGCGGGCGCGGCCGACGCACCGGATGGCCGGCATGCTCGACTCCGCGCTGCAATCGGGGATGCGCCCGGAGCGGATCCGGGAGCTGGCGGTCACCGGGTATCGGCTGGCCGAGCAGGTCGGCGTCCGGTTACCGCCACGACGGACGTGGCGGCGCAGGGCCGGTTGA
- a CDS encoding metal-dependent transcriptional regulator, with the protein MNDLVDTTEMYLRTIYDLEEEGVVPLRARIAERLDQSGPTVSQTVSRMERDGLLHVAGDRHLELTDKGRALAVAVMRKHRLAERLLVDVIGLPWEDVHAEACRWEHVMSEDVERRLVQVLDNPTTSPFGNPIPGLSDLGVGAAGYDDVSLVRLTELPVGLPVAVVVRQLTEHVQGDTELIGRLKDAGVVPNARVTVEANDHGGVMIVIPGHEQVELPHHMAHAVRVEKV; encoded by the coding sequence ATGAACGATCTGGTCGACACCACCGAGATGTACCTACGAACGATCTACGACCTCGAGGAAGAGGGCGTGGTGCCGCTGCGTGCCCGCATCGCCGAACGGCTCGACCAGAGCGGTCCGACGGTCAGCCAGACGGTGTCGCGCATGGAGCGCGACGGCCTGTTGCACGTGGCCGGCGACCGCCACCTCGAACTGACGGACAAGGGCCGCGCCCTCGCGGTCGCCGTGATGCGCAAGCACCGGCTGGCCGAGCGGTTGCTCGTCGACGTGATCGGGTTGCCGTGGGAGGACGTCCACGCCGAGGCGTGCCGCTGGGAGCACGTGATGAGCGAGGATGTCGAGCGGCGCCTGGTCCAGGTGCTCGACAACCCCACCACCTCGCCGTTCGGCAATCCCATCCCGGGCCTGTCGGATCTCGGGGTCGGCGCGGCCGGCTACGACGATGTCAGCCTGGTCCGGCTCACCGAACTCCCCGTCGGGCTGCCTGTGGCGGTGGTGGTGCGCCAGCTCACCGAGCACGTGCAGGGCGACACCGAGCTCATCGGCCGGCTCAAGGATGCCGGCGTTGTGCCGAACGCCAGGGTCACCGTGGAGGCCAACGACCACGGCGGCGTGATGATCGTGATCCCCGGGCACGAACAGGTCGAGCTGCCCCATCACATGGCGCACGCGGTCCGCGTCGAAAAGGTCTAG
- a CDS encoding sigma-70 family RNA polymerase sigma factor: MTVRADQEAVMANATTSRVDSDLDAQSPAADLVRVYLNGIGKTALLNAADEVELAKRIEAGLYAQHVLSTKKRLGENRKRDLATVVRDGEAARRHLLEANLRLVVSLAKRYTGRGMPLLDLIQEGNLGLIRAMEKFDYTKGFKFSTYATWWIRQAITRGMADQSRTIRLPVHLVEQVNKLARIKREMHQNLGREATDEELAEESGIPVEKINDLLEHSRDPVSLDMPVGTDEEAPLGDFIEDSEAMSAENAVISELLHTDIRHVLATLDEREQQVIRLRFGLDDGQPRTLDQIGKLFGLSRERVRQIEREVMAKLRNGERADRLRSYAS, encoded by the coding sequence ATGACAGTTCGAGCTGATCAGGAGGCCGTCATGGCAAATGCCACCACAAGCCGCGTCGACAGTGATCTGGACGCCCAGAGCCCTGCCGCCGACCTCGTGCGCGTGTATTTGAACGGCATTGGCAAAACGGCGTTGCTCAACGCCGCCGATGAGGTAGAGCTCGCAAAGCGCATCGAGGCAGGCTTGTACGCCCAGCACGTGCTGAGCACCAAGAAGCGCCTGGGCGAGAACCGCAAACGCGATCTGGCCACTGTGGTCCGCGACGGAGAGGCAGCGCGCCGGCACCTGCTGGAAGCCAACCTCCGCCTGGTGGTCTCACTGGCGAAGCGCTACACGGGTCGTGGAATGCCGCTGCTGGACCTGATCCAGGAAGGCAACCTAGGTCTGATCCGCGCGATGGAGAAGTTCGACTACACCAAGGGCTTCAAGTTCTCCACGTACGCCACGTGGTGGATTCGCCAGGCGATCACCCGCGGGATGGCGGACCAGAGCCGCACCATCCGTCTTCCGGTCCACCTGGTCGAGCAGGTCAACAAGCTGGCCCGGATCAAGCGTGAGATGCACCAGAACCTGGGCCGCGAGGCCACCGACGAGGAACTGGCCGAAGAGTCCGGTATCCCGGTCGAGAAGATCAACGACCTGCTGGAGCACAGCCGCGATCCGGTGAGCCTGGACATGCCGGTCGGCACCGACGAAGAAGCCCCGCTGGGCGACTTCATCGAGGACTCCGAGGCGATGTCGGCCGAGAACGCCGTGATCTCCGAGCTGCTGCACACCGACATCCGCCACGTGCTGGCCACGCTCGACGAGCGCGAACAGCAGGTGATCCGGTTGCGGTTCGGCCTGGACGACGGCCAGCCCCGCACCCTGGACCAGATCGGCAAGCTGTTCGGCCTGTCCCGCGAGCGGGTCCGCCAGATCGAGCGTGAGGTGATGGCCAAGCTCCGCAATGGCGAGCGTGCCGATCGGCTCCGCTCCTACGCCAGCTAG
- a CDS encoding DUF3099 domain-containing protein, with the protein MWNSRGMKQSHELSFDDDFGDDFGKEARPVLITKAAPSYEVQHRQRVRKYLTLMAFRIPALILAAVAYNIWQNGLISLAIIVASIPLPWMAVLIANDRPPRSAEEPRRYAGHGERIPLFPTAERPALQKEPFVPPQPDAARSGDDDPA; encoded by the coding sequence GTGTGGAACAGTAGAGGCATGAAACAAAGCCACGAGCTGAGTTTCGACGACGATTTCGGCGACGATTTCGGCAAGGAAGCCCGCCCGGTTCTCATCACCAAAGCCGCACCCTCCTACGAAGTGCAGCATCGCCAGCGTGTCCGCAAGTACCTGACGCTGATGGCCTTCCGCATCCCCGCACTCATCCTCGCCGCCGTCGCCTACAACATCTGGCAGAACGGGCTCATCTCGCTCGCGATCATCGTGGCGTCGATACCGCTGCCCTGGATGGCGGTGCTGATCGCCAACGATCGTCCCCCGCGCAGCGCCGAGGAGCCACGGCGTTACGCCGGTCACGGCGAGCGGATTCCACTGTTCCCCACCGCGGAGCGGCCGGCGTTACAGAAGGAACCGTTTGTGCCACCGCAACCGGACGCAGCGCGATCCGGCGACGATGACCCCGCCTGA
- a CDS encoding DUF3039 domain-containing protein, protein MQTQTIERPDTDERVDDGTDDDTPKFFHYVKKNKIAESAVMGTHVVALCGEVFPVTKSAKPGSPVCPDCKKIYESLKK, encoded by the coding sequence ATGCAGACCCAGACCATCGAGCGCCCGGACACCGACGAACGCGTCGACGACGGGACCGACGACGACACCCCCAAGTTCTTCCACTACGTCAAGAAGAACAAGATCGCCGAAAGTGCCGTCATGGGCACCCATGTGGTCGCGCTGTGCGGCGAGGTGTTCCCCGTGACGAAATCGGCCAAGCCGGGCTCTCCGGTGTGCCCGGATTGCAAGAAGATCTACGAATCGCTCAAGAAGTAA
- a CDS encoding YihY/virulence factor BrkB family protein, whose product MTGQPLPVPPSRHHIWHITRRTLSKSWDDSIFSESAQAAFWCALSLPPLLLGMLGSLAYIAPLFGPDTLPTIQDQLINAANSFFSPNVVNEIIEPTIRDIVKGARGEVVSVGFVISLWAGSSAVSAFVDSIVEAHDQTPLRHPVRQRFYALGLYVIMLVSAIGLAPLLALGPRAISEHIPDSWDNVLRYGYYPALFLAVFVGVTILYRVSLPAPIPTHRLMLGAVLATVVFLVATFGLRIYLTWITSTGYTYGALATPIAFLLFAFFLGFAIMLGAELNAAIQEEWPASDTHARRLREWLEDKALNGGAQAPVEPRVPEPLSPPRPPPAS is encoded by the coding sequence ATGACTGGCCAGCCGCTTCCAGTACCACCATCACGCCACCACATCTGGCACATCACTCGGCGCACGTTGTCGAAGAGCTGGGACGATTCCATCTTCTCGGAATCGGCGCAGGCGGCGTTCTGGTGCGCGTTGTCGTTGCCTCCCCTCCTGCTGGGGATGCTCGGCAGCCTGGCCTACATCGCGCCGTTGTTCGGGCCGGACACCCTGCCGACGATCCAGGACCAACTGATCAACGCGGCGAACAGCTTCTTCTCCCCCAACGTCGTCAACGAGATCATCGAACCGACGATCCGCGACATCGTGAAGGGCGCCCGGGGCGAGGTGGTGTCGGTGGGTTTCGTGATCTCGTTGTGGGCCGGGTCGTCGGCGGTGTCGGCATTCGTGGACTCCATCGTGGAGGCCCACGATCAGACACCGCTGCGGCATCCGGTGCGACAGCGCTTCTACGCGCTGGGCCTGTACGTGATCATGCTGGTCTCCGCGATCGGCTTGGCGCCGCTGCTGGCGCTCGGACCCCGGGCGATCTCCGAACACATCCCGGACAGCTGGGACAACGTGCTGCGTTACGGCTACTACCCGGCGTTGTTCCTGGCGGTGTTCGTCGGGGTGACCATCCTGTATCGGGTCTCGTTGCCCGCACCGATCCCGACGCACCGCCTGATGCTCGGCGCGGTGCTGGCCACCGTGGTGTTCCTGGTCGCCACGTTCGGGTTACGGATCTACCTGACCTGGATCACCAGCACCGGCTACACCTACGGCGCGCTGGCCACGCCGATCGCGTTCTTGCTGTTCGCGTTCTTCCTGGGTTTTGCCATCATGCTCGGCGCCGAACTCAATGCGGCCATTCAAGAGGAGTGGCCCGCGTCGGACACCCACGCCAGGAGACTGCGGGAATGGCTGGAGGACAAAGCCCTCAACGGCGGCGCCCAGGCACCGGTCGAACCCCGAGTGCCCGAGCCCCTGTCACCGCCCCGGCCGCCGCCCGCTTCGTGA
- a CDS encoding DUF7455 domain-containing protein, whose translation MNATLTSPELTRADRCDRCGAAARVRAKLPSGAELLFCQHHANEHEAKLVELAAVLETSTADA comes from the coding sequence ATGAACGCAACTCTGACAAGCCCGGAGCTAACCAGAGCCGATCGCTGCGATCGTTGCGGTGCGGCCGCACGCGTGCGCGCGAAGCTGCCTTCGGGGGCCGAGCTGCTCTTCTGCCAACACCATGCCAACGAGCACGAAGCCAAGCTGGTCGAGCTGGCCGCGGTGCTGGAAACCAGCACCGCAGACGCCTGA
- a CDS encoding DUF952 domain-containing protein yields the protein MHPSPRVLVHLCSAEDWLTAQRSGEHRPDSLGVQGFVHLSAPEQVHLPANRLYSGRGDLVLLHIDPAKLTDPVRWEPGVPTDPEAMLFPHLYGPLPVDAVMTTTVYEPDDQGRFAPLADTPSG from the coding sequence ATGCATCCATCGCCGCGTGTCCTGGTTCACTTGTGCAGCGCCGAGGACTGGCTGACGGCTCAGCGGAGCGGCGAACATCGCCCTGACTCACTCGGCGTGCAGGGCTTCGTCCACCTCTCGGCTCCTGAGCAGGTACATCTGCCCGCGAACCGGCTCTACTCCGGACGCGGCGACCTGGTGCTGCTGCACATCGATCCGGCGAAGCTCACCGATCCGGTGCGCTGGGAGCCGGGGGTTCCGACGGACCCCGAGGCGATGCTGTTCCCGCATCTGTACGGTCCGCTGCCGGTAGACGCTGTGATGACCACCACGGTCTACGAACCCGACGATCAGGGACGGTTCGCGCCGTTGGCCGACACGCCGTCGGGGTAG
- a CDS encoding TetR/AcrR family transcriptional regulator, translating to MSGAAQNRQGAATRLRLVKAAERLFAAQGVDAVSVRAVNAAAGLGAASVHYHFGSKDDLLRAVLTDVGAPVRDEIAANVAVLAADPVAPSPDALVRAVTEPYLKLLLRHRVRGMRWIKIIAQISQENNPVLLDTEQRLPDELFAQVQRVFPDSDPGRLELRWAISIMNFIQALSRADEWRRNGSRLDEGELRDFYEDLVCFVVGGVDRLLGS from the coding sequence GTGTCCGGCGCGGCCCAGAATCGGCAGGGCGCGGCCACCCGGCTGCGCCTGGTGAAGGCTGCCGAACGACTGTTCGCCGCCCAAGGGGTGGATGCGGTATCCGTGCGGGCGGTCAACGCGGCCGCGGGCCTCGGCGCGGCGTCGGTGCACTACCACTTCGGATCCAAAGATGACCTGCTGCGCGCGGTGCTCACCGACGTCGGTGCGCCGGTGCGCGACGAGATCGCCGCCAATGTGGCGGTGCTCGCGGCCGATCCGGTTGCGCCCAGCCCCGACGCTCTCGTCCGGGCGGTGACCGAGCCGTACCTGAAACTGCTGCTGCGCCACCGCGTCCGGGGCATGCGCTGGATCAAGATCATCGCGCAGATCTCGCAGGAGAACAATCCGGTGCTGCTCGATACCGAGCAGCGCCTGCCCGACGAATTGTTCGCACAGGTCCAGCGGGTGTTTCCCGATTCGGATCCGGGCCGCCTGGAACTGCGGTGGGCCATCTCGATCATGAACTTCATCCAAGCGCTGAGCCGGGCCGACGAATGGCGCCGCAACGGTAGCCGGCTGGACGAGGGCGAACTGCGGGATTTCTACGAAGACCTCGTGTGTTTCGTCGTCGGCGGAGTCGATCGCCTCCTCGGTTCCTGA
- a CDS encoding LLM class flavin-dependent oxidoreductase, with the protein MWNSSSIKFGAFLAPYHPLNADPALQLRRDIDLMEHLDHLGFDEAWMGEHHSTGSETVPAPDVFIAAAAERTERIRFGTGVMSLPYHHPLITADRITQLDLQTRGRLIVGTGPGKIPLDAHMMGIDPIDQRRMQGEALEAVLRLLRGEVVDMETDWFTLRDARAQLPTYDPAGVEVATASTISPNGSVLAGTHGLSLLSLAASSPSGFEVLDRNWGVYEQVSAANGHRADRSTWRLVNPMFIAETRAEAERAVSRRIHAIAEYVNRQQGIHPDWAQTPEGIINQWRTDNLGEFGQVIIGTPEDAIAQIERLIEKTGGFGTLLILHVDMASWEDTKRSYELFASEVVPHFKKRNAGRQASLQFAEDNSEYLLGGLIGAITKAHTDYYGQPAEQLAGQRA; encoded by the coding sequence ATGTGGAATTCGAGCTCGATCAAGTTCGGGGCGTTCCTGGCGCCCTATCACCCCCTCAACGCCGACCCGGCACTGCAGTTGCGGCGTGACATCGATCTGATGGAACATCTGGACCATCTCGGATTCGACGAGGCGTGGATGGGTGAGCACCACTCCACCGGATCCGAAACCGTCCCTGCGCCAGACGTGTTCATCGCGGCGGCGGCCGAACGCACCGAACGCATCCGGTTCGGCACCGGTGTGATGTCGCTGCCGTACCACCACCCGCTGATCACCGCGGACCGCATCACCCAACTCGATCTGCAGACGCGCGGCAGGCTGATCGTCGGCACCGGCCCGGGCAAGATCCCGCTGGACGCGCACATGATGGGGATCGACCCGATCGACCAGCGCCGGATGCAGGGTGAGGCACTGGAGGCGGTACTGCGCCTGCTGCGCGGCGAGGTCGTCGACATGGAGACCGACTGGTTCACGCTGCGCGATGCGCGGGCCCAGCTGCCCACCTACGACCCGGCCGGTGTCGAGGTGGCGACCGCGTCGACCATCTCTCCGAACGGGTCGGTGCTCGCCGGCACGCACGGATTGTCCCTGCTGTCACTGGCCGCCAGCTCGCCGAGCGGATTCGAGGTGCTGGACCGCAACTGGGGTGTGTACGAGCAGGTTTCGGCAGCGAACGGGCATCGGGCGGACCGCTCCACCTGGCGCCTGGTCAATCCGATGTTCATCGCCGAGACCCGGGCCGAGGCCGAACGGGCCGTCAGCCGCCGGATCCACGCCATCGCCGAATACGTCAACCGGCAGCAGGGCATCCACCCCGACTGGGCGCAGACACCCGAGGGCATCATCAACCAGTGGCGTACCGACAACCTGGGCGAGTTCGGTCAGGTGATCATCGGCACGCCCGAAGATGCGATCGCACAGATCGAGCGCCTCATCGAGAAGACCGGCGGATTCGGCACGCTGCTGATCCTGCATGTGGACATGGCCAGTTGGGAGGACACCAAGCGCAGCTATGAACTGTTCGCCTCCGAAGTGGTACCGCATTTCAAGAAGCGCAACGCAGGCCGGCAGGCCAGCCTGCAGTTCGCCGAGGACAACAGCGAGTACCTCCTCGGCGGCCTGATCGGCGCAATCACCAAGGCGCACACCGACTATTACGGCCAGCCTGCCGAGCAGCTCGCCGGGCAGCGGGCGTGA